One Deltaproteobacteria bacterium GWA2_45_12 genomic region harbors:
- a CDS encoding dihydroorotate dehydrogenase (quinone), which translates to MYSLLRSILFQLNPELAHHWVKASGFVWPSFLVSKLTHVRSSRLEVNVSGIHFSNPVGLAAGFDKNAEMISMLYSLGFGFLELGSVTLKKCEGNPQPRIFRLPKDKSMINRMGLPNVGVDDFVSNILKSKARFPLLVNVAKAPSSVSKTPEKSIEEIIHVLQKIPEVGSIVILNLSCPNTSDGKTFESPGSFEKLAKEVALFRKEKKEARPYWIKISPDLEDDDRTKIIEKAIDHGMDGFVVGNTSTSRENLTTSKQQLQKIGHGGLSGAAITERSNQQLEKVFRQVGDSKTLVGVGGIMGLKDLAAKLARGASLFEVYTGLIYGGPLFIRRLNRGLDALCHRLGVKNYLELRGQRGVE; encoded by the coding sequence ATGTACTCACTCCTCCGCTCCATACTTTTTCAGCTCAATCCTGAGCTGGCCCATCATTGGGTCAAGGCTTCCGGTTTTGTCTGGCCTTCCTTTCTGGTTTCAAAATTAACCCATGTCCGTTCTTCAAGGCTTGAAGTAAATGTTTCGGGGATCCATTTTTCTAATCCTGTGGGGTTGGCTGCCGGCTTTGATAAAAATGCCGAGATGATTTCCATGCTTTATTCCCTGGGGTTTGGGTTTTTGGAGCTGGGTTCTGTCACTTTAAAAAAGTGTGAAGGAAACCCCCAGCCCCGTATTTTCAGGCTTCCCAAAGATAAGTCGATGATTAACCGCATGGGGTTACCTAATGTGGGAGTTGATGATTTTGTATCCAATATTTTAAAATCAAAAGCAAGATTTCCCCTTTTGGTCAATGTGGCAAAAGCCCCCTCATCGGTTTCTAAAACTCCGGAAAAAAGTATCGAAGAAATCATTCATGTTCTTCAAAAAATTCCTGAGGTGGGAAGTATCGTTATTCTTAATTTAAGTTGTCCCAACACAAGTGATGGAAAAACATTTGAGTCCCCCGGTTCATTTGAAAAACTGGCTAAAGAAGTGGCCCTGTTTAGAAAAGAAAAGAAAGAGGCTCGTCCTTACTGGATTAAAATTTCGCCCGATTTGGAAGACGATGATCGAACCAAAATCATTGAAAAGGCCATCGATCATGGAATGGACGGTTTTGTTGTTGGAAATACCTCAACTTCGCGAGAAAATCTAACAACAAGTAAGCAGCAGCTTCAGAAAATAGGCCACGGGGGTTTAAGTGGAGCGGCCATTACCGAAAGATCAAACCAGCAATTGGAAAAAGTGTTCAGACAGGTGGGGGATTCCAAAACCCTGGTGGGGGTAGGGGGGATCATGGGCCTAAAAGACCTGGCGGCGAAGCTTGCCCGTGGGGCCAGTCTTTTTGAGGTGTATACGGGGCTCATTTACGGGGGGCCCTTGTTTATACGTCGTTTAAACAGGGGGCTTGACGCTCTTTGTCATCGGTTGGGGGTTAAAAATTATCTGGAATTACGTGGGCAAAGAGGGGTTGAA